The sequence below is a genomic window from Acetivibrio clariflavus DSM 19732.
GACATTTTGTATTCCTGTAATTGTATTTGTAACAATGGGCCACAAACAAACCCACATTATAATAATAATTTTTGGCTCTTCTCCAATGCCAAGAAATAGAATCAATATATGAAACATTACAAAGGGATTTACCTGCGAAAATATTGCCATAAGCCATTCCAGCGACTTTTGAACCGTTCTGAACCAGCCGCCCAGTAAAAGTCCCATAGGTATTCCTGCAATTACAGCTAAAGCAAATCCAATCCCTGCTCTTTTCAAACTTATGACTAAATGCTTTGTAAAAGTGCCACCCAAAAACATATCCCATATATTTTTAACCACATCAGAAAATGCAGGAACCAGTACAGGATTTAATATTTCTGTACGACTCATAAATTCCCATAGTCCAAATAACAGAATTATGGAAAATATCTTACAGGCAAATTTAAGTTTACTCTTCATATAAATTCCCTTCCTGCATGTTTTATAAAACCATCTTACAATTCAAACCGCCTTATCCTTATAAACCATCTGTCTGAGTTCGCAAAAAGCGTATTGCTGCTGAAATTTTTATGCGTTAACTATATCACTAGAAACCGCCTGAACCCTTATAAAGTTCCAGATGGTCATGGGATTCTATGCTTTTTGAGTAAAAATCAGCCTTTATTATCTGTTTGGCACCAAAACCGAGAATTACAATCAGCATAAAAATAATAAATAAAACTTCGGAAGTATCAAATCTTTTACGGATTCTAACTTCTGAATAAAAGTCCCCGGCTGTTTTCCAAAAGAATAACCTTTCATAGGCATAACCTAAAAACCATTTTATAAACACTCCTAAAGCAATAATAAGAACCGCCGATGAATATATCCATACAATCCTGTAATTCATGCCTGCTGTATGCACAAGCCATCCCAGCCCTGCACTGGTTCCTATCATTTCCGCTGCAACTACCATGAAAAACGAAATTTCAACTCCTGTACGAAGTCCTGCAAAAACCCATGGCCCCACTGAAGGCAGCAGTATTTTTGAAAGTCTTTGAAAAGGCGATGCATTAAGGGCTTTAGCTGACTTTTCCAACAGTGGATCCACTGTTTTGACTCCGGCTATAACATTAAAAAGCACCGGCCATATACATACCCAGGTTATCATTGAAATTTTAGCCAACTCTCCTACTCCGAAAAATAAAATGAATATTGGACTTAATGAAAACGGATTTGCCTGGGATAAAAGTCGGAGCATCGGATTGAGAATTTCTATAAGAGAAGGATGGATTTTGGAGAGAATAATACCTAAAGGTATCGCAATAACACAGCCGGCAATAATTCCTACCAAAACCCTCCAAAGGGTTACCATTATATGCATTGTAATATCTCCGTCAGTAAAAAGTTTAAAAAGCTCAATAATAACCGTTGAAAACGACGGAACAAATTGATTGTCTGCCCAGCCGAGTCTTGGCCCTATCTCCCA
It includes:
- a CDS encoding ABC transporter permease; translation: MKSKLKFACKIFSIILLFGLWEFMSRTEILNPVLVPAFSDVVKNIWDMFLGGTFTKHLVISLKRAGIGFALAVIAGIPMGLLLGGWFRTVQKSLEWLMAIFSQVNPFVMFHILILFLGIGEEPKIIIIMWVCLWPIVTNTITGIQNVNETLLKAARSFGLGKIAIFLKVVFPASLTSIFTGIRISAGYSVFMLVAAEMMGASSGLGWLIKNSEENYQILNIYGGALVIALLGVLIDGVMQALEKKFTGRVKVHYSNSEI
- a CDS encoding ABC transporter permease, with the protein product MERNNRFNYPLGSILVKSSGIIVFFVLWEIGPRLGWADNQFVPSFSTVIIELFKLFTDGDITMHIMVTLWRVLVGIIAGCVIAIPLGIILSKIHPSLIEILNPMLRLLSQANPFSLSPIFILFFGVGELAKISMITWVCIWPVLFNVIAGVKTVDPLLEKSAKALNASPFQRLSKILLPSVGPWVFAGLRTGVEISFFMVVAAEMIGTSAGLGWLVHTAGMNYRIVWIYSSAVLIIALGVFIKWFLGYAYERLFFWKTAGDFYSEVRIRKRFDTSEVLFIIFMLIVILGFGAKQIIKADFYSKSIESHDHLELYKGSGGF